One Denticeps clupeoides chromosome 3, fDenClu1.1, whole genome shotgun sequence DNA window includes the following coding sequences:
- the LOC114785204 gene encoding uncharacterized protein LOC114785204, producing the protein MAPPAGSTSKNEALGSTGGAASKERNAFFALRSCHQVLSGEGGEFFSPDYLCAHPPLWCNWTIQVPAGKRVRLYLEDFTPSDDCQLKQDQIHLDESPSVAGGHQILEKCWRKAEYSSLANVLHVVQLITRTSHPPLRGFYGRFQALGPPGRKTPIVNSGSSQDGPGKPGSSRMDDSLYEEDDGTDLVEVVTDPLSTDRTKERRFGQSPTPSFMSSDVLPEAREKSNVKEYPSGKVQASEEDDENNPDVVEKIEPHRDEDSFTVPLTPTMHRNVNFPSSKFTTSGSPKETRSLLYSGGIDGNFPTAEGWEDDGKLMEDFAMADSTSKPRVIPVKKKAKEPLFEVSVEVHFTAKQEENWDNLASSFLPVIKNMIKEQFAGHTLKTISPKRLKRLSSGALFLLWLRLVEKVEGGHTLLHSTLQKLRDEKVTAQDSSVQGRIAHVSITGNTLHYTHRLLLLSHPVKGMCYICLCVSDVNECDTQMLLCDISAECVNHFGSYVCRCRPGLVDKSRMSPGGTVCGDSIETECNWMSSPTILKGIYGICVLLSVLLLLLLIVFCTMYRRHHQGEFVVHCQSCGDVSGDEEHNGTSCSSLQNRPLPPPPPTPIQRPKEGWGHPKEGFRSLDLPLLRFSPLTPSEDRPKL; encoded by the exons atggcgccccctgctggatcC ACAAGCAAGAATGAAGCCCTCGGCTCCACAG GTGGTGCAGCCAGTAAGGAACGGAATGCGTTCTTTGCCCTGCGGAGCTGCCACCAGGTTCTCAGCGGCGAAGGTGGCGAGTTCTTCTCTCCAGACTACCTCTGTGCCCACCCACCTCTGTGGTGCAACTGGACCATACAGGTGCCTGCTGGGAAACGCGTGAGACTTTACTTGGAGGACTTCACCCCCAGCGATGACTGTCAACTGAAGCAGGACCAGATTCACCTTGATGAGTCCCCTTCTGTGGCAGGGGGCCACCAGATTTTGGAGAAATGCTGGAGGAAGGCGGAGTACTCTTCCCTCGCAAACGTCCTCCACGTTGTTCAACTGATCACCCGCACCTCACATCCACCTCTCAGAGGCTTCTATGGACGTTTCCAGGCACTTGGCCCACCTGGACGAAAGACACCCATTGTCAATTCTGGAAGCAGCCAAGATGGACCAGGAAAGCCGGGAAGTTCCAGGATGGATGACTCACTGtatgaagaggatgatgggaCTGATTTGGTGGAGGTTGTGACTGATCCTCTGAGTACTGATCGGACTAAAGAACGGAGATTTGGTCAATCTCCCACGCCCTCCTTCATGTCCAGTGACGTGCTTCCAGAAGCCAGAGAGAAGTCGAATGTGAAGGAATATCCCAGTGGGAAGGTCCAGGCCAGTGAAGAAGATGATGAGAACAACCCTGATGTAGTGGAGAAAATTGAGCCTCATCGTGATGAAGATTCCTTCACTGTACCCCTCACCCCAACAATGCACCGGAATGTTAACTTCCCATCCTCAAAGTTTACAACGTCCGGCTCCCCCAAAGAGACCCGCAGCTTGCTGTATTCCGGTGGAATCGATGGGAATTTCCCAACTGCGGAAGGCTGGGAAGATGATGGTAAACTAATGGAGGATTTCGCAATGGCTGACAGCACATCAAAGCCTAGAGTTATCCCGGTGAAGAAAAAGGCTAAAG AACCTTTGTTTGAGGTTTCAGTAGAGGTCCACTTCACTGCCAAACAGGAGGAGAATTGGGACAATTTGGCTTCATCCTTTCTGCCTGTTATCAAGAATATG ATTAAAGAGCAGTTTGCTGGTCATACTCTGAAGACCATATCACCCAAACGATTAAAAAG GTTGAGCTCGGGTGCACTTTTCCTGTTGTGGCTACGGCttgtggagaaggtggaggggGGCCACACCCTCCTCCACAGCACCCTGCAGAAGCTGAGGGACGAGAAGGTCACCGCACAGGATAGCAGCGTCCAGGGTCGCATCGCTCATGTCTCCATCACAGGTAACACGTTACATTATACGCACAGGCTCCTTTTGCTTTCTCATCCGGTGAAAGGAATGTGCtatatctgtttgtgtgtgtcagatgtaAATGAGTGTGACACACAGATGCTGCTGTGTGATATCAGTGCTGAGTGTGTGAACCACTTTGGCTCCTATGTGTGCCGCTGTCGTCCGGGTCTCGTCGATAAATCACGGATGAGTCCTGGAGGAACAGTCTGTGGAGACTCTATTGAGACtg AGTGCAACTGGATGTCATCTCCCACAATCCTTAAGGGCATCTATGGTATCTGCGTCTTGCTCAgcgtcctcctcctgctgctcttGATCGTTTTTTGCACCATGTACCGCCGCCACCACCAGGGGGAGTTTGTGGTCCACTGCCAGAGCTGTGGCGACGTGAGCGGTGATGAAGAGCACAACGGTACAAGTTGCAGTTCCCTGCAGAACCGgcccctccctcctccaccacccACACCCATACAACGGCCCAAGGAGGGATGGGGCCATCCGAAAGAAGGATTCCGCTCCCTGGACCTCCCCCTTTTGAGGTTCAGCCCCCTCACTCCTTCAGAGGACAGGCCCAAACTGTAG
- the b3gnt2a gene encoding N-acetyllactosaminide beta-1,3-N-acetylglucosaminyltransferase 2a: MQVSRLKTRILCLMIVNGVIFILVDLSRKLGQDKQSDKVLISDKRFWKKQVVSEAFWNRRQQRLDYFHNPLFTSPVYSNSTSANVEPVVSADWLNDTSPEDPCEPDHAVATQVKDYDSLPERFKDFLLYMRCRSYPMLIDQPGLCSEAPFLLLAVKSLAPHFDRRQAIREAWGRAGLVSGHKVVTVFLLGNAMTTDHFPDLKGMLQHEAGLHKDILQWDYRDSFFNLTVKEVLFLDWLADKCPTAHYIFKGDDDVFVNTRRILTYLSGLKGNKARDLFIGDVITGAGPHRDKKLKYYIPESLFMGQYPPYAGGGGYLYSGEVGLRLRNISQHISLYPIDDVYTGMCLERLGLAPEKHKGFKTFNIEEKYRDNACAYEGLMLVHSRTPQEVIHIWSWLQDPTLNCQTVTKDSK, encoded by the coding sequence ATGCAGGTCAGCCGATTGAAAACGAGGATTCTCTGTCTGATGATAGTCAACGGGGTCATCTTCATCCTGGTGGATCTGTCCCGCAAGCTTGGCCAGGACAAGCAGTCCGACAAGGTCCTCATCTCGGACAAACGCTTCTGGAAAAAGCAGGTGGTCAGCGAAGCCTTCTGGAACCGGCGGCAGCAGCGCCTCGACTACTTCCACAACCCTCTGTTCACCTCTCCTGTTTACAGCAACAGCACCAGTGCCAATGTGGAACCTGTGGTCTCGGCCGATTGGCTGAATGACACGAGCCCAGAAGACCCCTGTGAGCCGGACCACGCTGTGGCCACGCAGGTGAAGGACTACGACTCCCTCCCAGAGCGTTTCAAGGACTTCCTGCTGTACATGAGGTGCCGCTCGTACCCCATGCTGATTGACCAGCCAGGGTTGTGCTCCGAGGCGCCATTCTTGCTGCTGGCGGTGAAGTCGCTAGCGCCGCACTTTGACCGCCGCCAGGCCATCCGGGAAGCCTGGGGACGGGCAGGATTAGTGTCTGGTCATAAAGTCGTGACTGTGTTTCTCCTTGGCAACGCCATGACGACGGACCACTTCCCAGACCTGAAGGGGATGTTGCAGCATGAGGCGGGTCTGCACAAGGACATCCTCCAGTGGGACTACAGGGACTCCTTCTTCAACCTCACAGTAAAGGAAGTTCTCTTTTTGGACTGGCTGGCCGACAAGTGCCCCACAGCTCACTACATCTTCAAGGGCGACGATGACGTCTTTGTCAACACCCGTCGTATACTGACCTACCTTTCTGGTCTCAAGGGCAACAAGGCCCGGGACCTTTTCATCGGGGACGTGATCACGGGTGCCGGaccacacagagacaaaaaactgaaatactACATCCCCGAGAGCTTGTTCATGGGACAGTATCCACCTTACGCCGGTGGGGGTGGATACCTTTACTCCGGCGAGGTGGGCCTGCGCCTGAGGAACATCTCCCAGCACATATCGCTCTACCCCATAGACGACGTCTACACAGGGATGTGCTTAGAGAGGCTGGGCTTGGCACCAGAAAAGCACAAAGGTTTCAAGACCTTCAACATTGAAGAGAAGTACCGGGACAACGCGTGTGCTTATGAGGGCCTGATGCTGGTGCATAGTCGGACTCCTCAGGAGGTCATCCACATCTGGTCCTGGTTGCAAGACCCAACGTTGAACTGTCAAACTGTGACCAAGGACTCCAAGTGA